From one Planktothrix agardhii NIES-204 genomic stretch:
- the hik12_2 gene encoding two-component hybrid sensor and regulator, whose amino-acid sequence MRLIPEIPETDAALAKILTKLVRQYQFEQIIDLIEPLV is encoded by the coding sequence ATGAGATTAATTCCAGAAATTCCTGAAACCGACGCTGCTTTAGCTAAAATCTTGACTAAACTGGTGCGTCAATATCAATTTGAGCAAATTATTGATTTAATAGAACCTCTCGTTTAA
- the gcvT gene encoding putative glycine cleavage T-protein, which yields MTTTLSHTPLYNVSVELNGRMVPFAGWEMAVQFSGINREHEAVRQAVGMFDISHMGKFILRGEKLIEALQSLVPSDLSRLQPGEAQYSALLNAQGGILDDIIFYDQGIDPVTNLPQGVMIVNAATKSRDKAWIIAHIEDQAIVLEDLSRDKVLLAVQGPQAEATLQPFVGDSLSEVKFFGHITTTVLGKPAFIARTGYTGEDGFEVMVAPSVGVELWKSLATAGVIPCGLGARDTLRLEAAMALYGQDISLTTTPLEAGLNWIIHWETKGKFIGRQALEQQKAAGVTQKLVGLEMQGRHIARHGYPVLFNGQTVGEITSGTLSPTLGKAISMAYVPTALSKIGQSLDIEIRGKTYPATVVKRPFYRSPNRPKNPKT from the coding sequence ATGACAACGACCCTTTCTCATACTCCCCTGTATAACGTCTCCGTTGAACTGAATGGCCGCATGGTGCCCTTCGCAGGTTGGGAAATGGCGGTTCAATTTAGCGGAATTAACCGAGAACATGAAGCTGTCCGTCAAGCGGTGGGAATGTTTGATATCTCCCACATGGGCAAATTTATTCTGCGTGGGGAAAAACTCATCGAAGCCTTACAATCCCTTGTCCCTTCGGATTTGAGCCGTTTACAGCCAGGTGAAGCCCAATATAGCGCCCTCTTAAATGCCCAGGGGGGAATTTTAGACGATATTATTTTTTATGATCAGGGGATTGACCCGGTAACGAATCTGCCGCAAGGGGTAATGATTGTGAATGCGGCGACAAAATCCAGAGATAAGGCTTGGATCATTGCCCATATTGAGGATCAGGCGATAGTATTAGAAGACTTATCGCGAGATAAAGTCCTATTAGCGGTTCAAGGGCCCCAGGCTGAAGCCACATTACAGCCTTTTGTCGGGGATAGTCTTTCTGAAGTTAAATTTTTTGGTCATATTACCACCACCGTACTCGGAAAACCAGCCTTCATCGCCCGCACCGGATACACCGGAGAAGATGGTTTTGAAGTGATGGTTGCTCCTTCTGTTGGTGTGGAATTATGGAAAAGTTTAGCCACTGCGGGGGTAATTCCCTGTGGTTTAGGTGCTAGAGATACCCTGCGTTTAGAAGCGGCAATGGCTTTATATGGACAAGATATTAGTTTAACTACAACTCCCTTAGAAGCGGGTTTAAATTGGATTATTCATTGGGAAACTAAAGGAAAATTTATTGGTCGTCAAGCTTTAGAACAGCAAAAAGCTGCCGGAGTAACTCAAAAATTAGTCGGTTTAGAAATGCAAGGACGCCATATTGCTCGTCACGGATATCCGGTTTTATTTAATGGTCAAACCGTGGGAGAAATTACCAGTGGAACTCTATCACCAACGTTAGGAAAAGCCATTTCTATGGCCTATGTTCCCACAGCATTATCCAAAATTGGTCAATCTTTAGATATTGAAATTCGGGGCAAAACCTACCCAGCAACGGTGGTTAAACGTCCCTTCTATCGTTCTCCTAATCGTCCCAAAAACCCAAAAACCTAA
- the nth gene encoding endonuclease III, whose amino-acid sequence MVTQKKRNPKQRALEILLRLKRLYPDATCSLNYQTPVQLLVATILSAQCTDERVNQVTPALFARFPDAQSLAKADITELETLVRSTGFYRNKARHIQGSCQLLAEKYGGQPPKVMEQLLELPGVARKTANVVLAHGYGINMGVTVDTHVKRLSQRLGLTSHNDPIRIERDLMPLIPREDWENWSIRLIYHGRAVCTARSPMCYNCELSDLCPSAQGSTVPSAGKKLGFSINNYLQGEQP is encoded by the coding sequence ATGGTGACTCAGAAAAAGCGTAACCCAAAACAACGCGCCTTGGAAATTTTATTACGACTAAAACGCTTGTATCCCGATGCAACCTGTAGTTTAAATTATCAAACTCCGGTGCAATTATTAGTCGCCACAATTCTATCGGCTCAATGCACAGATGAACGGGTAAATCAAGTGACTCCGGCTCTATTTGCTCGGTTTCCCGACGCCCAAAGTTTAGCCAAAGCCGATATTACGGAACTGGAAACCCTAGTCAGGTCAACGGGGTTCTATCGGAACAAAGCCCGCCATATACAAGGCTCCTGTCAACTGTTGGCGGAAAAATACGGGGGACAACCGCCAAAAGTGATGGAACAACTCTTAGAACTCCCAGGGGTAGCTCGTAAGACCGCTAACGTGGTGTTAGCCCATGGCTATGGGATTAATATGGGGGTGACGGTGGATACCCATGTTAAACGGCTGAGTCAACGGCTAGGACTGACTTCCCATAACGATCCAATTCGGATTGAGCGGGATCTAATGCCTTTGATTCCCCGGGAGGATTGGGAAAATTGGTCAATTCGCTTAATTTATCATGGTCGGGCCGTCTGTACAGCGCGTAGTCCAATGTGTTATAATTGCGAATTGTCTGATTTATGCCCCTCTGCTCAAGGATCAACCGTCCCCAGCGCAGGAAAAAAACTTGGCTTTAGCATAAATAATTATTTACAAGGAGAACAGCCTTAA
- a CDS encoding NADPH-dependent FMN reductase, whose translation MVNSPKILAFAGSAKETSYNKKLVQIAAAGAKTAGVEVTYIDLRDFPMPLFDEDLEAQQGIPVAVREFKDLMLAHQGLLIACPEYNSSITPLLKNAIDWASRPEPNLPGLACFNNKIAAIMSASPGGFGGMRGLVHVRAILESIGVLVIPQQRSISQAFEAFNPDGNLKDPKQQQDVESLGAKVTSLLIKLSA comes from the coding sequence ATGGTAAATTCTCCCAAAATTCTCGCCTTTGCTGGAAGTGCTAAGGAAACTTCCTATAATAAAAAGTTAGTCCAAATTGCAGCCGCCGGAGCCAAAACAGCCGGGGTGGAAGTCACCTATATTGATTTACGGGATTTCCCGATGCCTTTATTTGATGAAGATTTAGAAGCCCAACAGGGCATTCCGGTAGCTGTTCGTGAATTTAAAGATTTAATGTTAGCCCATCAAGGCTTATTAATTGCCTGTCCTGAGTATAATAGTTCGATTACACCGTTATTAAAAAATGCCATTGATTGGGCATCCCGTCCCGAACCCAATTTACCCGGATTAGCTTGTTTTAATAATAAAATTGCAGCGATTATGAGCGCCTCCCCTGGAGGGTTTGGAGGAATGCGCGGGTTAGTTCATGTTCGGGCTATTTTAGAAAGTATTGGGGTATTAGTTATTCCTCAACAACGCTCTATTTCTCAAGCCTTTGAAGCCTTTAATCCCGATGGAAATTTAAAAGATCCCAAACAACAGCAGGATGTAGAAAGTTTAGGCGCAAAAGTTACAAGTTTATTGATTAAACTTTCAGCTTGA
- a CDS encoding dTDP-4-dehydrorhamnose reductase, giving the protein MQWVRLEPGFAILLFLNFANLVELIMNKLLITGASGFLGWHLCQLAQTQWQVYGLTHSQTIDIPNIYLFKTDLTDIPGLKNLFQEIKPDAVIHAAAQSQPNFCQQYPEISYQINVIASWEIAKLCAELNIPCVFTSTDLVFNGLNPPYTETDPVSPISYYGEQKVLAEQGMLERYPRTTICRMPLMFGDVPNHTTSFIQPFIKTLKAGKELNLFVDEFRTPVGGNTAAKGLLLLALENISGILHLGGKERISRYEFGLLMADILELPKHLIKPCSQVDIKMLAPRPPDVSLDSYKAFNLGYQPRSIREELSRLIVD; this is encoded by the coding sequence ATGCAATGGGTAAGGTTAGAACCGGGGTTCGCCATTCTCCTGTTTCTAAATTTTGCCAACTTAGTCGAATTAATCATGAATAAACTCTTAATTACAGGAGCTAGTGGTTTTTTAGGATGGCATCTTTGCCAACTTGCTCAAACTCAATGGCAAGTATATGGCTTAACTCATTCTCAAACTATTGATATTCCTAATATTTATCTTTTTAAGACAGATTTAACGGATATTCCAGGATTAAAAAATCTATTTCAAGAAATTAAACCCGATGCGGTTATTCATGCTGCGGCTCAATCTCAACCCAACTTTTGTCAACAGTATCCTGAAATATCCTATCAAATTAATGTTATCGCTTCTTGGGAAATTGCTAAGCTTTGTGCTGAGTTGAATATTCCCTGTGTTTTTACTTCAACGGACTTAGTATTTAATGGTTTAAATCCACCCTATACGGAAACCGATCCCGTATCCCCAATTAGTTATTATGGGGAACAAAAAGTATTAGCTGAACAGGGAATGTTAGAACGCTATCCTCGAACAACTATTTGCAGAATGCCCTTAATGTTTGGGGATGTTCCTAACCATACCACCAGTTTTATTCAGCCTTTTATTAAAACTTTAAAAGCAGGAAAAGAGTTAAATTTATTTGTAGATGAATTTAGAACTCCCGTGGGGGGAAATACCGCAGCTAAGGGATTATTATTATTAGCCCTAGAAAATATATCAGGAATTTTGCATTTAGGAGGAAAAGAACGGATTTCTCGTTATGAATTTGGCTTACTCATGGCTGATATTTTAGAGCTTCCAAAGCATTTAATTAAACCCTGTTCTCAAGTGGATATTAAAATGTTAGCACCTCGTCCTCCTGATGTTTCTTTAGATAGTTATAAAGCCTTTAATTTAGGATATCAGCCCCGATCAATTCGGGAGGAATTAAGTAGATTAATAGTAGATTAA
- a CDS encoding putative zinc metalloprotease has protein sequence MSILAAIAVLAVLIFVHELGHFLAARLQHIHVNRFSIGFGPILWKYQGSETEYAIRGLPLGGYVGFPDDDPESTIPKNDPNLLSNRPVLDRAIVISAGVIANLIFAYFLLVTQIGIIGVPSFNPEPGVKVAEVTQNVSSAANRAGIESKDIILAVDGQELGASETSIKTLIEAIKTHPNQPLSVQIKRQDQLVSVNLVPDLASDGKGRIGVQLTANGTIVRHRAANPIEALSKGATEFQRIINLTASGFGQLISRFSETAEQLSGPVGIVKFGADIARSDPWNLLQFAALISINLAFINILPLPALDGGQLAFLLFEALSGKPLPEKIQENVMQTGLMLLLGLGVFLIIRDTINLTDLGWVRSLFQQ, from the coding sequence ATGTCAATATTGGCAGCGATCGCCGTTCTTGCAGTATTAATTTTTGTTCATGAACTGGGGCATTTTTTAGCCGCCCGTCTCCAACATATCCATGTTAATCGTTTTTCGATTGGCTTTGGCCCGATATTATGGAAATATCAAGGGTCAGAAACCGAGTATGCAATTCGAGGTTTACCCTTGGGGGGATATGTGGGGTTTCCCGATGATGATCCTGAGAGTACGATTCCTAAAAATGATCCGAATTTACTGAGTAATCGTCCCGTTTTAGATCGGGCGATTGTGATTAGTGCGGGGGTAATTGCTAATTTGATTTTTGCCTATTTTTTATTGGTGACTCAAATTGGAATTATTGGGGTTCCTAGTTTTAACCCGGAACCGGGGGTGAAAGTTGCAGAAGTTACTCAAAATGTCAGTTCTGCGGCCAACCGAGCCGGAATTGAATCTAAAGATATTATTTTGGCTGTAGATGGTCAGGAATTAGGGGCTTCTGAAACTTCAATTAAAACCTTGATTGAAGCCATTAAAACCCATCCAAATCAACCTTTATCAGTACAGATTAAAAGACAGGATCAACTGGTATCTGTTAACCTGGTTCCCGATTTAGCAAGTGATGGGAAAGGTCGGATTGGAGTACAGTTAACCGCGAATGGCACGATTGTTCGTCATCGGGCTGCGAACCCAATTGAGGCATTAAGTAAGGGTGCAACGGAATTTCAACGGATTATTAACTTAACTGCATCTGGTTTCGGACAACTAATTAGTCGATTTAGTGAAACCGCAGAACAGTTATCTGGCCCGGTGGGAATTGTCAAATTTGGGGCCGATATTGCCCGTTCTGATCCGTGGAATTTACTGCAATTTGCGGCGTTAATTAGTATTAACTTAGCCTTCATTAATATTCTACCCCTTCCGGCTTTAGATGGCGGTCAGTTAGCCTTTTTGTTATTTGAAGCCCTGAGTGGTAAACCCTTACCTGAGAAAATTCAAGAAAATGTGATGCAAACGGGTTTGATGTTGTTATTAGGATTAGGGGTTTTCTTGATTATTCGAGATACGATTAATCTTACGGATTTAGGTTGGGTGCGATCGCTATTTCAACAGTAA
- the rpsN gene encoding 30S ribosomal protein S14, producing MAKKSMIERNNKRKRTVEKYAEKRADLKDQFEQAGSQLEKMEIHRKIQQLPRDSSRTRVRNRCWLTGRPRGFYRDFGLSRNVIREMAHAGLLPGVVKSSW from the coding sequence ATGGCTAAAAAAAGCATGATTGAGCGCAATAATAAGCGCAAAAGAACGGTAGAAAAATATGCGGAAAAACGCGCCGATCTGAAAGACCAATTTGAGCAAGCTGGGTCTCAATTGGAAAAAATGGAAATTCACCGCAAAATCCAACAACTCCCCCGCGATAGTTCCAGAACCCGTGTCAGAAACCGTTGCTGGTTAACTGGACGCCCCAGAGGGTTCTATCGGGATTTTGGATTGTCTCGTAACGTTATCCGTGAAATGGCCCACGCAGGATTATTACCCGGTGTGGTTAAGTCCAGTTGGTAA
- a CDS encoding alcohol dehydrogenase: MYNTKAYSAASATSALSSTQIGRRDLTEHDVQIEILFCGICHSDIHSVRNEWSSVMPTTYPIVPGHEIVGRVTQVGSAVTKYKPDDLAAVGCLVDSDGTCPHCQANLEQFCPNLTFTFNSPDKHLGGVTYGGYSDSIVVDERFVLRVPTNLNLPGVAPLLCAGITTYSPLRHWGVTKGKKVGVVGLGGLGHMGVKFAHAFGAHVVVFTTSPDKKEDALRLGADEVVVSRNADEIQQHAGSFDFILDTVSANHDINAYLNLLRLDGNITLVGVPEKPLDVSAFSLIMARRSLSGSSIGGIAETQEMLDFCGKHNITADVEVIPIQKVNEAYERLLKSDVKYRFCIDMASLKSA, from the coding sequence ATGTACAACACGAAAGCTTATTCCGCAGCCAGTGCAACATCAGCGCTGTCCTCCACCCAGATCGGACGACGGGATCTAACCGAACACGACGTACAGATTGAGATCCTTTTCTGCGGTATCTGCCACTCCGACATCCATTCGGTGCGTAACGAGTGGAGCAGCGTCATGCCCACTACCTACCCAATTGTCCCCGGTCATGAGATCGTCGGCCGTGTTACCCAGGTTGGCTCGGCAGTTACGAAGTACAAGCCCGATGACCTCGCTGCGGTTGGTTGCCTGGTTGACTCCGATGGTACTTGCCCCCATTGCCAAGCTAATCTTGAGCAGTTCTGCCCGAACCTAACCTTCACCTTCAACTCTCCCGACAAGCACCTCGGAGGCGTTACTTATGGGGGCTACTCCGATAGTATTGTTGTTGATGAACGCTTCGTTCTACGAGTTCCTACTAACCTCAATCTCCCTGGAGTCGCGCCACTTCTGTGCGCCGGGATTACAACCTACTCACCCCTGCGTCACTGGGGCGTTACTAAAGGTAAGAAAGTTGGCGTGGTCGGTCTTGGTGGGCTCGGTCACATGGGGGTGAAATTTGCTCATGCGTTTGGAGCCCATGTCGTTGTCTTTACGACTTCACCCGATAAGAAAGAAGACGCGCTCCGTCTTGGTGCCGACGAAGTGGTTGTCTCCCGCAACGCCGACGAGATTCAGCAGCACGCTGGCAGTTTCGATTTTATTCTCGATACCGTCTCCGCTAATCACGATATTAACGCCTATCTCAACCTGCTTCGCCTTGACGGTAACATCACCCTTGTCGGTGTCCCGGAGAAACCCCTGGATGTTTCGGCATTCAGCCTGATCATGGCTCGCCGCAGTCTTTCTGGCTCTAGCATCGGTGGGATCGCCGAAACCCAAGAGATGCTCGACTTTTGTGGCAAACACAACATCACTGCCGATGTCGAAGTTATCCCAATCCAGAAGGTTAACGAAGCCTACGAGCGACTGCTCAAGTCCGATGTGAAGTACCGCTTCTGCATAGATATGGCATCCCTTAAATCTGCATAA
- the acs gene encoding acetyl-coenzyme A synthetase, whose amino-acid sequence MSQPTIESILQENRLFQPNPEFSQNAHIKTLEEYKQLYEKAKANPEAFWAELAETELHWFQKWDQVLDWQPPFAKWFVNGKINISYNCLDRHLTTWRKNKAALIWEGEPGDTRTLTYFQLHREVCQMANVLKQLGAQKGDRIGIYMPMIPEAAIAMLACARIGAPHTVVFGGFSGEALKDRLVDAEAKLVITADGGWRKDAIVPLKEQVDKAIEAGATSIDNVLVVQRTNQKINMEPGRDHWWHDLRQGVSADCPAEPMDSEDMLFILYTSGTTGKPKGVVHTTGGYNLYTHITNKWAFDLQDTDVYWCTADVGWITGHSYIVYGPLSNGATTLMYEGAPRTSNPGCFWDVVEKYGVTIFYTAPTAIRSFMKMGEHHPKSRNLSSLRLLGTVGEPINPEAWMWYQRVIGNGKCPIVDTWWQTETGGFMITPLPGATPTKPGSATLPFPGILADVVDTEGNPVTDDSGGYLVVRYPWPGMMRTIYGDPDRFRRTYWEYLKPKDGIPLYFAGDGAHQDREGYFWVMGRVDDVISVSGHRLGTMEIESALVSHHAVAEAAVVGKPDEIKGEEIVAFVTLEEGKEASDELAQELKKHVVKEIGALARPGEIRFTDDLPKTRSGKIMRRLLRSLASGQEITGDTSTLQDRSVLEKLRGGA is encoded by the coding sequence CCTAATCCTGAGTTTTCCCAGAATGCCCACATTAAAACCTTAGAGGAGTATAAACAACTCTATGAAAAAGCTAAGGCCAACCCCGAAGCGTTCTGGGCAGAACTAGCGGAAACAGAACTCCATTGGTTTCAAAAATGGGATCAGGTTTTAGACTGGCAACCGCCTTTTGCTAAATGGTTTGTCAATGGCAAAATTAATATTTCCTATAATTGTTTAGATCGGCACTTAACCACTTGGCGGAAAAATAAAGCCGCCTTAATTTGGGAAGGAGAACCGGGCGATACCCGAACTTTAACTTACTTCCAACTGCATCGAGAAGTCTGTCAAATGGCGAACGTTCTCAAACAGTTAGGAGCGCAAAAAGGCGATCGGATTGGCATTTATATGCCCATGATACCCGAAGCCGCCATTGCTATGTTAGCCTGTGCCCGCATTGGTGCGCCCCATACCGTTGTCTTTGGGGGGTTTAGCGGAGAAGCACTTAAAGATCGGTTAGTAGACGCCGAAGCTAAATTAGTGATTACCGCCGATGGTGGCTGGCGTAAAGATGCCATTGTTCCCTTAAAAGAACAAGTCGATAAAGCCATTGAAGCCGGGGCTACCAGTATTGATAACGTTTTAGTGGTACAAAGAACTAACCAAAAAATCAATATGGAACCCGGACGGGATCATTGGTGGCATGATCTCAGACAGGGAGTTTCCGCCGACTGTCCCGCCGAACCGATGGATAGTGAAGATATGTTATTTATCCTCTACACCAGTGGGACAACGGGCAAACCCAAGGGCGTTGTTCACACCACGGGCGGATATAACCTCTATACCCACATTACCAATAAATGGGCTTTTGACCTACAGGATACCGATGTCTATTGGTGTACGGCCGATGTCGGTTGGATTACTGGACACAGTTATATTGTCTATGGGCCCTTATCCAATGGGGCGACAACCCTAATGTATGAAGGAGCGCCGCGTACTTCTAACCCCGGTTGTTTCTGGGATGTGGTGGAAAAATACGGGGTGACGATATTCTATACTGCACCCACAGCAATTCGGTCATTTATGAAAATGGGAGAACACCATCCCAAGTCCCGTAATTTATCGTCTCTGCGCCTATTAGGAACCGTGGGAGAACCGATTAACCCCGAAGCTTGGATGTGGTATCAACGGGTAATTGGTAACGGTAAATGCCCCATTGTCGATACCTGGTGGCAAACGGAAACGGGCGGGTTCATGATTACCCCCTTACCCGGGGCGACTCCCACCAAACCCGGTTCGGCTACCTTACCCTTTCCTGGGATTTTAGCGGATGTGGTAGACACCGAAGGAAATCCCGTAACCGATGATAGTGGTGGTTATTTGGTGGTGCGGTATCCTTGGCCGGGAATGATGCGGACGATATATGGTGACCCCGATCGTTTCCGGCGCACCTATTGGGAATATTTGAAACCAAAAGATGGTATTCCCCTCTATTTTGCCGGGGATGGAGCCCATCAAGACCGGGAGGGCTATTTCTGGGTCATGGGTCGGGTGGATGACGTGATCAGTGTGTCGGGACATCGTTTAGGGACAATGGAAATTGAGTCGGCCTTAGTCTCCCATCACGCGGTGGCTGAGGCTGCGGTGGTTGGGAAACCCGATGAGATTAAGGGTGAGGAGATTGTCGCCTTTGTCACCTTAGAAGAAGGCAAGGAAGCGTCCGATGAGTTAGCACAGGAACTCAAGAAGCACGTTGTCAAGGAAATTGGCGCCTTAGCCCGTCCTGGGGAAATTCGGTTTACGGATGATCTACCTAAAACCCGGTCTGGGAAGATTATGCGGCGCTTATTGCGATCGCTGGCGTCGGGTCAGGAAATTACGGGAGATACTTCTACGCTACAGGATCGCAGTGTATTAGAGAAATTGCGGGGAGGGGCGTAA